Proteins encoded within one genomic window of Hermetia illucens chromosome 2, iHerIll2.2.curated.20191125, whole genome shotgun sequence:
- the LOC119649665 gene encoding uncharacterized protein LOC119649665, with product MKSSIILSILISLIYVRGSPVATDAENGSGWIANGICDFKCTKERMPICAVGVGKNNFQIFQNFCDLMLFNCKSKTELQKVDMEKCLNKNLKLEDPKQITSRITAV from the exons ATGAAATCTTCCATTATTCTTTCAATACTTATATCCT TGATTTACGTTCGTGGTAGCCCGGTAGCAACTGATGCAGAAAATGGCAGCGGATGGATTGCGAATGGGATTTGTGATTTCAAGTGTACCAAGGAGAGGATGCCAATCTGTGCTGTTGGTGTTGGAAAAAACAATTTCCAGATATTCCAGAACTTCTGTGATTTGATGCTGTTCAATTGTAAATCGAAAACTG AGTTGCAGAAAGTTGACATGGAGAAGTGTTTGAATAAGAATTTGAAGCTTGAGGACCCTAAACAAATTACATCAAGGATTACCGCTGTATAA